From the genome of Hydrogenophilus thermoluteolus, one region includes:
- the flgK gene encoding flagellar hook-associated protein FlgK: MGMLQIGLTGLMAARYQLDTASHNIANANTEGYSRQRVNQSTQFPQFVGFGYIGRGALLVGVERAYDQFLQGNLLAATTRYAQAQHYQELIAPLDNLVADPDAGLSPALQQFFDAVQEVADNPESIAARQSLLSQGEVLTARFRLFDARIDEIRQDVEQRLDGVAQQVTALARNIADLNQQILQASTRGAEAPPNDLLDQRDQLAKELAGLIGIKTVIDDQGMMSVFIGSGQTLVQGVASATLATEADPGDAMHRRLTYQFGGSGAPQVLPERLVTGGELGALLAFRREGLDRIQDQLGFLATTLALAFNAQHQQGYGLDGVTNRDFFGGVPSTQTFTGDQGSNLTVGWATPLDVAAMQPASFEIRYDGSNYTITRLHDGQSLYTGATLPATFQGLTLTGTLNAGERVVVRPFPAQGGTLAVALTDPRAVAAAQADPTSATGSGPADNVNMLALSSLQTTKTLFADASGIPTATFQTTWASAVAELGTLARSVKTEATASKALVDQVQATRDSYAGVNLDEEAANLIQFQQAYQAASKTMQIAQKLFDEVLAIAQ, encoded by the coding sequence ATGGGGATGTTACAGATCGGCTTGACGGGGTTGATGGCGGCGCGCTATCAGCTCGATACCGCAAGCCACAACATCGCGAACGCCAATACCGAAGGGTATAGCCGTCAGCGGGTCAACCAAAGTACCCAATTTCCGCAATTTGTCGGCTTCGGCTACATCGGTAGGGGCGCGCTGTTGGTGGGCGTGGAGCGCGCGTACGACCAGTTTTTGCAGGGCAACCTTCTTGCTGCAACTACCCGCTACGCGCAGGCGCAACACTATCAGGAGCTGATCGCGCCGCTCGACAACCTCGTCGCGGACCCGGACGCTGGCCTTTCCCCTGCGCTGCAACAGTTTTTCGACGCGGTGCAGGAGGTCGCAGACAACCCGGAAAGCATCGCAGCACGGCAGTCGCTCCTTTCGCAAGGCGAAGTGTTGACGGCACGCTTTCGCCTCTTCGACGCGCGGATCGACGAGATTCGTCAAGACGTCGAGCAGCGCCTCGACGGCGTGGCGCAGCAGGTGACTGCTTTGGCGCGCAACATCGCCGATCTCAACCAACAGATCCTGCAAGCGTCGACCCGCGGTGCGGAAGCGCCCCCCAATGACCTGCTCGATCAGCGGGATCAATTGGCGAAAGAGCTTGCCGGGTTGATCGGGATCAAAACGGTGATCGACGACCAGGGGATGATGTCGGTGTTTATCGGTAGCGGCCAGACACTCGTGCAAGGGGTGGCAAGCGCTACGCTCGCTACCGAAGCCGATCCCGGCGATGCCATGCACCGTCGGCTAACCTACCAGTTTGGTGGTAGCGGGGCTCCACAGGTGCTGCCCGAGCGGCTTGTCACCGGAGGGGAACTGGGGGCGCTCCTGGCGTTTCGCCGTGAAGGGCTCGATCGGATTCAGGACCAATTGGGTTTCTTGGCGACCACATTGGCGTTGGCGTTCAATGCACAACACCAGCAAGGGTACGGCTTGGATGGCGTCACCAATCGCGATTTTTTCGGCGGAGTACCGTCAACTCAGACCTTCACCGGTGACCAAGGGAGCAACCTCACCGTAGGATGGGCAACGCCGCTCGATGTCGCGGCGATGCAACCTGCATCGTTCGAAATTCGGTACGATGGGAGCAATTACACCATCACGCGGCTGCATGACGGTCAGTCGCTTTATACCGGAGCAACGCTCCCGGCAACGTTTCAAGGGCTGACCCTTACTGGTACGTTGAATGCCGGCGAACGGGTCGTAGTGCGGCCGTTTCCTGCACAAGGGGGAACTTTGGCGGTAGCACTCACCGATCCCCGCGCGGTAGCCGCGGCGCAGGCCGATCCCACGAGCGCAACGGGTTCAGGGCCTGCCGACAACGTCAATATGCTGGCGCTTTCCAGCCTTCAGACGACGAAAACGCTCTTTGCCGATGCGTCGGGTATTCCCACCGCGACGTTTCAAACCACCTGGGCAAGCGCCGTGGCCGAATTGGGCACGCTTGCCCGTTCGGTGAAAACCGAAGCCACAGCCAGTAAAGCGCTGGTCGATCAGGTGCAGGCGACACGGGACAGCTACGCGGGCGTCAACCTCGACGAAGAGGCGGCGAACCTCATCCAATTTCAACAGGCCTACCAGGCGGCGAGCAAGACGATGCAGATCGCGCAGAAGCTCTTCGATGAAGTGCTCGCGATTGCTCAGTAA
- a CDS encoding CZB domain-containing protein: MDEFASHQACRLGKWYYEGKGHHCFSHFPGFRDLEAPHRSVHDAAKAALTAYAQHNWDQVVTALARMNEASMQVINLLDRLVTAGEENPALLQCED, from the coding sequence GTGGACGAGTTCGCCAGCCATCAAGCGTGCCGGTTGGGCAAGTGGTACTACGAAGGGAAAGGGCACCACTGCTTCAGCCACTTCCCCGGTTTTCGCGACCTCGAAGCGCCACACCGTTCGGTACACGACGCGGCCAAAGCGGCTCTTACCGCGTACGCGCAGCACAACTGGGATCAGGTGGTTACCGCACTCGCGCGAATGAATGAGGCGTCGATGCAGGTGATCAACCTCTTGGATCGCCTGGTTACCGCGGGGGAAGAGAACCCAGCGCTCTTGCAGTGCGAAGATTAG
- the motB gene encoding flagellar motor protein MotB — protein MRDDTQQPIVVKRVKKVSGGAHGGAWKIAYADFVTAMMAFFLLMWLLGSTAKGDLDGIAQFFQNPLRVAREGGSGSGDAERIIPGGGEDLSRRVGQVKRGDTPSKSTFQRDGGEGSLPTKGRSDNKNESPDVQRVQGATSDAEAQERENQKRRELAQMERVRSLLEAMIEADNTLRALRDQIRMQITEDGLAIEIVDEKNRPMFASGSSEVQPYMRDLLRLIGRTLSGIENKIMIAGHTDATPFANNGRGISNWELSADRANAARRELVAGGLDPEKVFRVVGMADTVPFVPEDPYAPQNRRISIIVLKREAEEDLRKQASQITETLRRGVARE, from the coding sequence ATGAGAGACGATACCCAACAGCCGATCGTCGTCAAACGGGTCAAGAAGGTCAGCGGTGGCGCGCATGGCGGCGCATGGAAGATCGCGTACGCCGATTTCGTCACCGCGATGATGGCCTTTTTTCTTTTGATGTGGCTGTTGGGCTCGACCGCGAAAGGAGACCTCGACGGGATCGCGCAATTTTTCCAGAACCCGCTCAGAGTCGCACGTGAAGGGGGGTCGGGCTCCGGCGATGCTGAGCGGATCATTCCGGGGGGCGGTGAGGACCTCTCCCGGCGCGTTGGGCAGGTGAAACGAGGGGACACCCCATCGAAAAGCACGTTCCAACGCGACGGTGGCGAGGGGTCTTTGCCCACGAAAGGCCGCTCGGACAACAAGAACGAATCCCCAGATGTGCAACGCGTGCAAGGTGCGACGAGCGACGCCGAGGCGCAGGAGCGGGAAAATCAGAAGCGGCGCGAACTCGCACAAATGGAGCGGGTGCGTTCGCTCCTCGAAGCGATGATCGAGGCTGACAACACTTTACGCGCGTTGCGCGACCAGATCCGGATGCAGATCACCGAAGACGGGTTGGCGATCGAAATCGTCGATGAGAAGAATCGGCCGATGTTCGCTTCCGGCAGCAGTGAGGTCCAACCGTACATGCGGGATCTGTTGCGCCTCATTGGACGGACGCTGAGCGGAATCGAGAACAAGATCATGATCGCAGGCCATACCGACGCGACACCGTTTGCCAACAACGGGCGCGGCATCTCCAACTGGGAACTTTCGGCCGACCGAGCGAACGCGGCGCGGCGGGAGTTGGTCGCCGGAGGACTGGATCCGGAGAAGGTCTTTCGCGTCGTCGGCATGGCCGACACCGTTCCGTTCGTGCCGGAAGACCCCTACGCGCCGCAAAACCGGCGCATCAGTATCATCGTCCTGAAACGCGAAGCCGAAGAGGATCTGCGCAAGCAGGCTTCGCAGATCACGGAAACGCTGCGGCGTGGGGTGGCGCGTGAATGA
- a CDS encoding NUDIX hydrolase gives MNFCSVCGHPVERKIPPLDHLPRYVCPNCATIHYENPRIVAGTLPLRGNQILLCRRAIAPRIGYWTLPAGFMECNESTLEAAMRETWEEAGARVRIDALHALLDVPHIHQVHLFYRATLLDLDWVPGAETLEIRLFPLSCLPWDELAFPTVRRALEYLLRGEATALSPQGTTRYPTVPLIETLPPRSARP, from the coding sequence ATGAATTTCTGTTCCGTCTGTGGCCATCCCGTCGAACGGAAGATCCCGCCGCTCGACCATCTGCCTCGTTACGTCTGCCCAAACTGCGCGACGATCCATTACGAAAATCCGCGCATCGTCGCGGGGACGTTGCCGCTACGGGGCAACCAGATCCTGCTCTGTCGCCGCGCGATCGCCCCACGAATCGGCTATTGGACGCTTCCTGCCGGATTCATGGAGTGTAACGAAAGCACCCTCGAAGCCGCGATGCGGGAAACCTGGGAAGAGGCGGGAGCGCGGGTTCGGATCGACGCGCTCCATGCGTTGCTGGACGTTCCCCACATCCATCAGGTGCACCTCTTCTACCGCGCGACCCTGTTGGACCTGGACTGGGTGCCTGGCGCTGAAACCTTGGAAATTCGCCTTTTTCCTTTATCGTGCTTGCCGTGGGACGAACTGGCGTTCCCAACGGTTCGCCGCGCGCTGGAGTACCTGTTGCGCGGCGAAGCCACCGCCCTCTCGCCACAGGGCACCACCCGCTATCCGACCGTGCCGCTCATCGAAACCTTGCCGCCACGCTCCGCACGCCCTTAG
- a CDS encoding chemotaxis protein — protein MTDLLKRIDERTKLAGTNKLEILLFTLGVSQATGRRETFGINVFKVREVMKTPPITAAPEMPKAVKGMVSLRGVLVPVVDLGEYVGVEPGSERNIMIVTEYNQHVQGFLVESVDTILRLDWSQMRVPPDMLTAKMGGLVTAVTELTDGRLVMLLDVEKVLSDTTGGVEAEADLYAGIEPLPDADRFTIYYADDSAIAREQVERTLQKLGVRYVEAVNGRQCWENLERAAERARTLKRPVKELVSAVLTDIEMPEMDGFILTKKIKTDRRFAGIPVLMHSSLSGMQNQHLGKSVGVDEYVPKFQPQELAAILRRVLYEAHGKREG, from the coding sequence ATGACCGACCTGCTCAAACGCATCGATGAGCGCACGAAACTTGCAGGCACCAACAAACTCGAAATTTTGCTGTTCACCTTGGGAGTGAGTCAAGCCACGGGGCGGCGTGAGACCTTTGGGATCAATGTCTTCAAGGTCCGTGAAGTGATGAAGACCCCGCCGATCACCGCAGCGCCGGAAATGCCCAAAGCGGTGAAGGGGATGGTGAGTTTGCGTGGCGTGTTGGTACCGGTGGTCGATCTGGGCGAATATGTCGGGGTGGAACCGGGCAGCGAACGCAACATCATGATCGTCACCGAATACAACCAGCACGTGCAAGGGTTCCTGGTGGAATCGGTCGACACCATCTTGCGGCTCGATTGGTCGCAGATGCGGGTGCCGCCCGATATGCTCACCGCGAAGATGGGGGGGCTCGTCACCGCGGTGACGGAACTCACCGATGGGCGCTTGGTGATGCTGCTCGACGTGGAAAAGGTGCTTTCCGATACCACCGGTGGGGTCGAAGCGGAAGCGGATCTCTATGCCGGTATCGAACCCCTACCCGATGCGGACCGCTTCACGATCTATTACGCCGACGATTCGGCGATCGCGCGCGAACAGGTCGAACGGACGCTGCAAAAGCTGGGCGTCCGGTACGTGGAAGCAGTCAATGGCCGACAATGCTGGGAGAACCTGGAGCGTGCCGCGGAACGGGCGCGTACGCTCAAACGACCGGTGAAAGAGCTCGTCTCGGCGGTGCTTACCGATATCGAAATGCCGGAGATGGACGGTTTCATCCTCACCAAAAAGATCAAGACCGACCGCCGCTTTGCCGGGATTCCGGTCCTGATGCATTCGTCGCTTTCCGGGATGCAGAACCAACATCTAGGCAAATCGGTTGGGGTCGACGAGTATGTGCCGAAATTCCAGCCGCAAGAATTGGCGGCGATTCTGCGGCGCGTTTTGTACGAAGCCCATGGCAAACGGGAGGGCTGA
- the flgL gene encoding flagellar hook-associated protein FlgL — MLRIATNQVYDRNIFAMQRAQTQMHQTQLQVASGRKMVVPSDDPVRAARSLELQQSQSVNQQFLENIGYAKDVLGLTDTRLTQMSDTLQYMRDKFVQAGTGALAASDRAALAQDLRSQLANLVGLANSQDGQGNYLFAGFKNDRPPVAWGDHDGNPLTPDRYYYQGDANVKQMRVGAARLIDANVPGSSTGGPGGLFDADQSTFVAGPPTQYPLARFFNDLQDAIDALDPATAGTTTIHASSAGIDAVDRFLARVQHYTAKVGSQLAELDALTEMGKALDLDYAQARSRIEDLDYTEALSRLAQQQMVLSAAQQSFVKVSNLSLFQYL, encoded by the coding sequence ATGTTACGGATCGCAACCAACCAAGTCTATGACCGCAACATCTTCGCGATGCAGCGGGCGCAGACCCAAATGCATCAGACCCAATTGCAGGTGGCGAGCGGTCGCAAGATGGTCGTACCGTCGGACGACCCGGTACGTGCGGCGCGCAGTCTCGAATTGCAGCAGTCGCAGAGCGTGAACCAGCAGTTTCTCGAAAACATCGGCTACGCAAAGGACGTGCTCGGGCTGACCGATACCCGTTTGACGCAGATGAGCGACACCCTGCAATACATGCGCGACAAGTTCGTGCAAGCGGGAACGGGGGCGCTCGCGGCGTCGGACCGCGCGGCGCTCGCGCAGGATTTGCGCAGCCAACTGGCCAATTTGGTTGGGTTGGCAAACAGTCAGGATGGACAGGGAAACTATCTCTTCGCGGGCTTCAAAAACGATCGGCCGCCGGTCGCCTGGGGCGATCACGACGGCAACCCACTGACCCCCGATCGTTACTACTATCAAGGGGATGCGAACGTCAAGCAGATGCGGGTGGGCGCGGCGCGGCTGATCGACGCGAACGTACCGGGATCTTCGACCGGTGGCCCCGGGGGGCTCTTCGATGCCGATCAAAGCACGTTCGTTGCTGGCCCGCCCACGCAATACCCGCTGGCACGGTTTTTCAACGACCTCCAAGATGCGATCGACGCGCTTGATCCCGCTACGGCTGGCACCACCACCATCCATGCGTCGAGCGCCGGGATCGACGCGGTCGATCGCTTCCTGGCGCGCGTGCAACACTATACAGCGAAGGTGGGGTCACAACTTGCGGAACTCGATGCGCTCACCGAGATGGGGAAAGCGCTCGATCTCGATTACGCGCAGGCGCGCTCGCGCATCGAAGATCTCGACTATACCGAGGCGTTGTCGCGATTGGCGCAACAACAGATGGTGCTCTCCGCGGCACAACAGTCGTTCGTCAAGGTTTCCAATCTCAGCTTGTTCCAGTATTTGTGA
- the flhC gene encoding flagellar transcriptional regulator FlhC — protein sequence MAKKLEQIEADAQEILIAAELIRLGARMQLLEAEVVLSRDRLMKLYKQVRGVSPPKGMLPFSTDWFMSWQPNVHSTLFANFWQQVAETDHRRRLITAYQLYLDTVDAVQIEPVLSITRAWTLLRFLNAELLQLTPCSQCGGHFVTHAYEPAKTFVCGLCHMPSRAGAGQENRKHRLAAAQRSLPVKKNRRRVASAVTG from the coding sequence ATGGCGAAAAAACTTGAACAGATCGAAGCCGATGCGCAGGAAATTTTGATCGCAGCGGAATTGATCCGCCTGGGGGCGCGGATGCAGCTGCTGGAAGCGGAGGTGGTGCTGAGCCGCGATCGGCTGATGAAGCTCTACAAGCAAGTGCGGGGTGTCTCGCCGCCAAAAGGGATGCTTCCGTTTTCGACCGATTGGTTCATGAGCTGGCAGCCGAACGTCCATTCCACGCTCTTTGCCAATTTTTGGCAACAGGTGGCGGAAACTGACCACCGGCGGCGTTTGATCACCGCGTACCAACTCTATCTCGATACCGTAGATGCCGTTCAGATCGAGCCGGTATTGAGTATCACTCGGGCGTGGACGCTGCTGCGCTTTCTCAACGCCGAGTTGCTGCAACTCACGCCCTGTTCGCAATGCGGCGGCCATTTCGTCACCCACGCCTATGAACCGGCGAAAACCTTCGTCTGCGGACTGTGTCACATGCCGTCGCGCGCAGGAGCAGGTCAAGAAAATCGTAAGCACCGTTTGGCCGCTGCGCAACGTTCTCTCCCGGTGAAGAAAAACCGACGGCGCGTGGCGTCTGCAGTCACCGGTTGA
- the motA gene encoding flagellar motor stator protein MotA — protein MFLLIGYVIILASALGTYAVHGSLAALFVPTEYIAIVGLLIGSFVASNNPSSLKAAVGGLAAVFKNSPYTRAFYIELLALLFEILTKVRKEGLMAIEQDVENPEGSAIFGKYPLVLHDHHLVEFITDYLRMMVSGSLNAIEVEGLMEQEIETHHIEAHLPAHLISKAADSVPAFGIVVAVMGVVNVMGSVGEPPAVLGKMIGGALVGTFLGILVSYGFVGPIASQLELKVQDGSKPFQVAKAVLLASMNGYPPQMAVEFGRKVLWSTVRPTFAELEEELKNRK, from the coding sequence ATGTTTCTCCTGATCGGCTACGTCATCATCTTGGCGTCGGCGCTGGGCACCTACGCGGTGCACGGTAGCCTTGCTGCCCTCTTCGTCCCAACCGAATACATTGCGATCGTCGGGTTGTTGATCGGGAGTTTTGTCGCGTCCAACAACCCCAGTTCGTTGAAAGCGGCGGTGGGCGGGCTTGCGGCGGTTTTCAAGAACTCGCCCTACACTCGTGCGTTTTACATCGAACTGCTGGCGCTGCTCTTCGAGATTCTCACCAAGGTGCGCAAAGAGGGGTTGATGGCGATCGAGCAGGACGTCGAAAACCCTGAAGGTTCGGCCATTTTTGGCAAGTACCCGTTGGTGTTGCACGACCACCATCTGGTGGAATTCATTACCGACTACCTACGGATGATGGTGAGCGGCAGCCTCAACGCGATCGAAGTCGAAGGGTTGATGGAGCAAGAGATCGAAACCCACCACATCGAAGCGCATCTGCCGGCGCACCTCATCTCGAAAGCAGCAGACTCAGTCCCCGCGTTCGGTATCGTCGTCGCGGTGATGGGGGTGGTGAACGTGATGGGTTCGGTGGGGGAGCCGCCCGCGGTGCTCGGGAAGATGATCGGCGGCGCGCTCGTCGGGACTTTCTTGGGGATCTTGGTTTCCTACGGTTTCGTCGGCCCCATCGCCAGCCAGCTCGAACTCAAGGTCCAAGACGGCAGCAAGCCTTTTCAGGTGGCAAAAGCGGTGCTGCTCGCGAGCATGAACGGCTACCCGCCGCAGATGGCGGTGGAGTTTGGCCGTAAGGTGTTGTGGTCGACGGTGCGGCCCACCTTCGCCGAGCTCGAGGAAGAGCTCAAGAACCGCAAGTAA
- a CDS encoding Hpt domain-containing protein, whose protein sequence is MNDEELNALYAAEKTETISAIESLLAQADRDGWSEAIQQEAVRLAHSLKGAAAAMGDEAFSRLARILEDRLAKWPGKGAALDEQAPTEVHTNDPFSAWRVTLTPAPHVRASRAMQEELVAALSAFGSVRADPDPIAENATTWSWIVTSAAADKRALRDAVELFAVPGSVAVERLAEERAQPVPPPDAPNAIETPSVPTEPQTGAPHLSASPATDVAGDLVCEPGAEGAPWQTWWRALVHAQHAASSFPETDGLVYDAVRTAQLPLSLWVQTWQGVWRTQLPAWSVTLTGDAAVITPAFAEVLDRWQHVALSAAKACGAHGALRLTMRCYRMGATVRFVLSGDPDGVATVKAAWLSELPTQAAWVVRETNDAWEMAMPFAPAILWAFWLTVAEQAVAVPAESVAAFFPQMPKNACRFVNGLWYLSLAGTPYPWRPLIPETDRAPFEYPVVVALACGTRTVLTGVDGAERAGGVATQPLADGAALQAGWVALATRGEALATVLDPERWWAASCPR, encoded by the coding sequence GTGAATGACGAAGAATTGAACGCGCTCTACGCCGCAGAAAAAACAGAAACGATCTCGGCGATCGAATCCCTCTTGGCGCAGGCCGACCGCGACGGGTGGAGCGAAGCGATTCAGCAAGAGGCGGTCCGCTTGGCGCACTCCCTCAAAGGCGCGGCGGCGGCGATGGGGGATGAAGCGTTTTCGCGGCTCGCGCGCATTCTGGAAGACCGGTTGGCGAAATGGCCTGGAAAAGGGGCGGCGCTCGATGAACAAGCGCCTACGGAAGTTCACACCAACGACCCATTTTCTGCGTGGCGCGTTACTCTGACCCCAGCGCCGCACGTGCGCGCGAGCCGGGCCATGCAGGAGGAGCTTGTCGCGGCGCTTTCTGCGTTCGGTTCGGTTCGCGCGGATCCCGACCCTATCGCGGAAAACGCAACCACCTGGTCGTGGATCGTAACGAGCGCGGCTGCGGACAAACGCGCACTTCGCGATGCGGTCGAACTCTTTGCGGTGCCTGGCTCTGTCGCGGTCGAACGGCTTGCCGAGGAACGGGCGCAACCCGTCCCGCCGCCTGACGCACCCAACGCCATCGAAACACCATCGGTGCCCACCGAACCTCAGACGGGTGCGCCCCATCTCAGCGCCTCTCCGGCCACCGACGTGGCGGGTGATCTGGTCTGCGAACCGGGTGCGGAAGGTGCCCCCTGGCAGACGTGGTGGCGTGCGTTGGTGCATGCGCAGCACGCCGCGTCGTCGTTCCCTGAAACGGACGGCTTGGTGTATGACGCGGTGCGCACGGCCCAATTGCCGTTGTCTCTTTGGGTGCAAACGTGGCAGGGGGTATGGCGGACGCAATTGCCGGCGTGGTCGGTGACCCTCACCGGCGACGCGGCGGTGATCACCCCAGCGTTTGCCGAAGTGCTCGACCGCTGGCAACACGTCGCGCTCAGCGCGGCCAAGGCGTGTGGGGCGCACGGGGCGCTGCGTCTGACAATGCGGTGCTATCGCATGGGCGCGACGGTTCGGTTCGTCCTCTCCGGGGATCCGGACGGGGTCGCGACGGTGAAAGCGGCGTGGCTGTCTGAATTGCCTACCCAAGCCGCGTGGGTGGTCCGCGAGACCAACGACGCTTGGGAAATGGCGATGCCGTTTGCGCCCGCGATCTTGTGGGCGTTCTGGCTCACTGTGGCGGAGCAAGCGGTTGCGGTGCCCGCAGAATCGGTCGCGGCGTTTTTCCCGCAGATGCCGAAAAATGCCTGCCGGTTCGTGAACGGGCTGTGGTACCTCTCCCTAGCCGGTACCCCATACCCGTGGCGGCCGCTCATTCCTGAAACCGACCGTGCGCCGTTCGAATACCCTGTGGTGGTGGCACTGGCTTGCGGAACGCGGACGGTACTTACCGGTGTCGATGGTGCCGAACGGGCAGGGGGCGTGGCAACCCAACCGTTAGCCGATGGTGCGGCGCTCCAAGCGGGGTGGGTGGCGTTGGCAACTCGGGGAGAAGCGCTCGCTACCGTGCTCGATCCGGAGCGGTGGTGGGCAGCTTCCTGTCCGCGCTAA
- a CDS encoding chemotaxis protein, translated as MNLPAKTVIEPELVEEKSEHSAFEEIEARAGLAGSNRFEILLFSLGTSEIFGVNVFKVREVMSTPFITRAPNVPPGVEGLVSLRGNVIPVVSLAKVMGLAPMDDRLAPTMMVAEYSQKTLAFLVESVDRIIRVEWGLVREPENVSQQVHGMITAITELPDGRIVSIIDVESILARVFGEEVVGTILPIPEGHRYHVFFVDDSGVARKKIAEVLDKLGVKHAHANNGAEAWARLESMANFAEQTGQSLREQVDVILVDAEMPEMDGYVLTKYIKADPRFEGIPVIMHSSLSSQANRAMGERVGVDGYVAKFDAHALAETLRPLLTR; from the coding sequence ATGAATCTTCCTGCGAAAACGGTCATCGAACCGGAACTGGTCGAGGAGAAGTCGGAACACAGTGCATTCGAAGAGATCGAGGCGCGCGCCGGGTTGGCTGGCTCGAACCGTTTCGAAATCCTCCTCTTTTCGCTGGGGACGAGCGAAATCTTTGGCGTCAATGTGTTCAAAGTGCGTGAGGTGATGAGCACCCCGTTCATCACCCGCGCGCCCAACGTGCCGCCTGGTGTCGAAGGGTTGGTGAGTCTGCGCGGCAACGTCATCCCGGTGGTGTCGTTGGCGAAGGTGATGGGGTTGGCGCCGATGGACGACCGCCTGGCACCGACGATGATGGTTGCCGAATACAGCCAAAAGACGTTGGCGTTCCTCGTCGAATCGGTGGACCGCATCATCCGCGTCGAGTGGGGGCTGGTGCGCGAACCGGAAAACGTCTCGCAGCAGGTCCACGGGATGATCACTGCGATCACCGAGCTCCCAGATGGCCGCATCGTCTCGATCATCGACGTCGAATCGATTCTGGCGCGGGTCTTTGGCGAAGAGGTGGTCGGGACGATTTTGCCGATTCCCGAAGGGCACCGCTACCACGTCTTCTTCGTCGATGACTCGGGCGTTGCGCGTAAAAAGATTGCGGAGGTGCTCGACAAACTCGGAGTGAAGCACGCACATGCGAACAACGGCGCAGAGGCGTGGGCGCGACTCGAAAGTATGGCCAATTTTGCCGAACAAACCGGCCAAAGTTTGCGCGAACAGGTCGATGTGATTTTGGTCGACGCCGAAATGCCGGAGATGGACGGTTATGTGCTGACCAAATACATCAAGGCCGACCCCCGTTTCGAAGGCATTCCGGTGATCATGCACTCCTCGCTCTCGTCGCAAGCGAACCGGGCGATGGGCGAACGGGTGGGTGTCGACGGCTATGTGGCAAAATTCGACGCCCATGCGTTGGCCGAGACCCTCCGGCCGTTACTCACACGATGA
- a CDS encoding flagellar transcriptional regulator FlhD produces the protein MPAPDFAEEIRELNLNFLILAQRMAHDNVAAAAVKLGVAEEDLRWLQTLSPAKLVRLAQGAMLVPQFRFDGALLKQLAGDVGRDEAAAQLHALILAQAKPRKSPIVGDDDGEKT, from the coding sequence ATGCCAGCCCCAGACTTTGCCGAGGAAATTCGCGAGCTGAACCTCAACTTTCTCATCCTCGCGCAGCGGATGGCGCACGACAACGTTGCCGCAGCAGCCGTGAAGCTGGGTGTTGCAGAGGAAGACCTGCGGTGGTTGCAGACGCTCTCGCCTGCCAAACTGGTCCGGCTGGCGCAAGGGGCGATGCTCGTGCCGCAATTTCGCTTCGATGGTGCGTTGTTGAAACAATTGGCAGGTGACGTAGGGCGCGACGAAGCCGCAGCGCAGTTGCACGCGCTCATCTTGGCGCAAGCGAAACCGCGGAAAAGCCCGATCGTGGGAGACGACGATGGCGAAAAAACTTGA